The Salvia splendens isolate huo1 chromosome 21, SspV2, whole genome shotgun sequence genome includes a window with the following:
- the LOC121784388 gene encoding uncharacterized protein LOC121784388 — protein sequence MSLATQESAIGFLNSIPVLKGNTYASWRSKVLIGLGIANLDYALRTEQPAPLTDESSDEDKRNFERWEHSNRMSLMIMQHAIPENFRGTVPKEATAKEFLEAIDMNFASNEKAETASLMHKLVTMRYNGRGEIREHIMEMSNTASKLTALNLTISDDQLVHLVMISLPHQFDHFKVSYNTVKDKWSLNELISHCVQEEERLKQSKTESAHLATSYRGKRGKDKGKRILSEFAKGKRILPDSSRNVAGPSAKQFKKERSGSVCFFCKKDGHKKNDCEEYHAWRVKKGLPPVPKAD from the exons ATGTCACTTGCAA CTCAAGAATCTGCTATTGGTTTTCTAAATTCCATTCCTGTACTAAAAGGCAATACCTATGCATCGTGGAGAAGCAAGGTATTGATTGGTTTGGGGATTGCAAATTTAGACTATGCACTTCGGACGGAGCAACCCGCCCCTCTTACTGATGAAAGTTCCGATGAGGATAAACGGAATTTTGAGAGGTGGGAACACTCCAATCGCATGAGTCTTATGATTATGCAACATGCCATCCCTGAAAACTTTCGCGGTACTGTCCCGAAAGAAGCAACTGCTAAGGAATTCCTCGAGGCCATTGATATGAATTTCGCAAGCAATGAAAAGGCCGAAACGGCTTCATTGATGCATAAACTTGTGACTATGAGGTATAATGGCCGAGGGGAAATTCGGGAGCACATTATGGAAATGTCAAACACTGCTTCAAAGCTTACGGCACTTAATTTGACGATCAGTGATGATCAACTAGTGCATTTGGTTATGATATCTCTTCCTCATCAATTTGATCACttcaaagttagttacaataCTGTGAAGGATAAATGGTCATTGAATGAGTTGATTTCTCATTGTGTTCAAGAGGAAGAGAGGTTGAAGCAAAGTAAGACGGAAAGTGCTCACTTAGCAACAAGCTATAGGGGGAAACGAGGAAAGGACAAGGGAAAGAGGATTCTTTCCGAGTTCGCTAAAGGGAAGAGGATTCTTCCCGATTCCTCCAGAAATGTTGCGGGTCCATCTGCAAAACAGTTTAAGAAGGAAAGATCAGGTTCAGTTTGCTTCTTTTGCAAGAAAGATGGACACAAGAAGAATGATTGTGAAGAATATCACGCTTGGCGCGTGAAGAAGG GGTTGCCTCCAGTGCCGAAAGCCGATTGA